The Methylomonas montana genome has a window encoding:
- a CDS encoding chorismate--pyruvate lyase family protein, which translates to MPDKSFLFSRPPIWKSHEQSSQRQLPAELQSWLNETGSLTKRLRGIYGKQFGVKVLFHRWKPAFIDECRLLKLQPARYQLIREVLLHANGLPLVLARTVLPEPTIEIAHRNLSHLGSRPLGEVIFAYPDLELRHRQFSCAETAIWSPRLQASVGVDQSIWGRRTVYAIHNQPLLVAEFFLPFKSA; encoded by the coding sequence TTGCCCGACAAAAGTTTTTTATTCAGCCGTCCGCCGATTTGGAAAAGCCATGAGCAGAGCAGCCAACGGCAATTACCCGCAGAGCTGCAATCGTGGCTCAACGAAACCGGATCGCTGACCAAGCGCTTGCGCGGCATTTACGGCAAACAGTTCGGCGTTAAAGTGTTATTTCATCGCTGGAAACCGGCCTTTATCGACGAATGCCGCTTATTGAAGCTGCAGCCGGCCCGCTATCAATTGATCCGCGAAGTGTTGCTGCACGCCAACGGCCTGCCGCTGGTGCTGGCCCGCACCGTGCTGCCGGAACCGACCATAGAAATCGCCCACCGCAACCTGTCGCATCTAGGCAGTCGGCCGCTGGGTGAAGTAATTTTCGCCTACCCGGATCTGGAACTCCGCCATCGCCAGTTCAGTTGCGCGGAAACCGCCATCTGGTCGCCGCGTCTGCAAGCCTCTGTCGGCGTCGATCAAAGCATCTGGGGACGCCGCACCGTCTACGCGATCCACAACCAGCCTTTGCTGGTAGCGGAATTTTTCCTACCGTTCAAGTCAGCTTGA
- a CDS encoding CerR family C-terminal domain-containing protein: protein MTDPQIKPEKTRDRLLVAACRIFAEKGFQDATIAEICEQAKTNIASVNYHFRDKETLYLESWRFAFNQELAQHPPDGGVENDAPAEQRLAGRIKSMIGRVADDDSYSFAIIHKEMAQPTRLLADILEKEINPQRLQMFGLLKECLGHAASEQQIQYCHASIMGQCFQLLRLKQMQSARPRRAHPSDLSDINAFAEHVVQFSLAGIQAIRSQTLN, encoded by the coding sequence ATGACGGACCCTCAAATCAAGCCGGAAAAGACCCGCGATCGACTGTTAGTCGCGGCCTGCCGCATCTTTGCCGAAAAGGGTTTTCAGGACGCGACGATCGCCGAGATTTGCGAGCAAGCCAAAACCAATATCGCTTCGGTCAATTATCATTTTCGCGATAAGGAAACCCTATACCTGGAATCCTGGCGTTTTGCGTTTAATCAGGAGTTGGCCCAGCATCCGCCAGACGGCGGCGTTGAAAATGATGCCCCCGCCGAACAGCGCCTGGCCGGCCGAATTAAATCCATGATCGGCCGCGTGGCCGATGACGATTCCTATTCGTTTGCGATTATTCATAAGGAAATGGCCCAGCCTACCCGGCTGCTGGCCGACATTCTGGAAAAGGAAATCAACCCGCAGCGCCTGCAAATGTTTGGCTTGTTAAAAGAATGTCTGGGGCACGCCGCCAGCGAGCAGCAGATTCAATACTGCCATGCCAGCATCATGGGCCAATGTTTTCAACTGCTGCGCTTAAAACAAATGCAATCGGCCCGGCCGCGTCGGGCTCATCCTAGCGATCTGAGCGACATCAATGCTTTTGCCGAACACGTCGTGCAATTTTCGCTGGCCGGCATTCAAGCCATCCGCTCCCAAACCCTAAATTAA
- a CDS encoding MdtA/MuxA family multidrug efflux RND transporter periplasmic adaptor subunit, which translates to MSQHQRPELPPSPTRRRSYALPGTLMALAITAAGFYFQHSAAAPDDGKFKRGGGKFGHDDFDAPSAVAIETVSKTDFPVYLNGLGTVTALRTVTVKPRVDGELVKVAFSEGQMVKEGDLLAEIDPRPFQVQLQQAEGQLLRDEAMLKNAELDHARYQTLLEQDSIAAQQTVTQESQVKQYRGSVEMDKAQVNNAKLQLSYTRLTAPIAGQVGLRQIDQGNMVHASDANGVVVITQLQPISVVFTLPEDKVQAVIQRWRSNEPVNIAAYDRAGKTKLAEGKLLALDNQIDSSTGTLKLKAQFDNKERSLFANQFVNIQMHLDTLHGVTQVSSAAIQHDTQGAFVYVVSPEKTVQMRRVSLGPTEADKVVVLDNLAANETVVVDGADRLREGAQVDIAEKDGQAVAASPEALSKTEGQFRKRGRRS; encoded by the coding sequence ATGAGTCAACATCAACGCCCAGAATTACCGCCCTCCCCAACCAGGCGCCGAAGTTATGCCCTACCCGGTACGCTAATGGCGCTGGCGATTACCGCCGCCGGCTTTTATTTCCAGCATTCCGCGGCGGCCCCTGACGACGGCAAGTTCAAGCGCGGTGGCGGCAAATTCGGCCATGACGACTTCGACGCCCCGAGCGCTGTCGCTATCGAAACGGTCAGCAAAACCGATTTCCCGGTATATCTGAATGGCTTGGGTACTGTCACCGCATTGCGCACCGTCACCGTCAAACCCAGGGTAGACGGTGAACTGGTAAAAGTGGCGTTCAGCGAAGGCCAGATGGTCAAGGAAGGCGACCTACTCGCTGAGATCGATCCGCGGCCGTTTCAGGTGCAATTGCAACAAGCAGAAGGCCAGTTGCTACGCGACGAAGCGATGCTGAAAAACGCAGAACTGGACCACGCCCGTTATCAAACGCTGCTGGAACAGGATTCGATAGCCGCTCAGCAAACCGTGACCCAGGAATCGCAAGTCAAACAATATCGCGGCAGCGTGGAAATGGACAAGGCGCAGGTCAATAACGCCAAACTGCAGCTCAGTTATACCCGCCTGACCGCGCCGATTGCCGGCCAAGTGGGCTTGCGGCAAATCGACCAGGGCAATATGGTCCATGCCAGCGACGCCAACGGCGTCGTGGTGATTACCCAGTTGCAGCCCATCAGCGTGGTGTTCACGCTGCCGGAAGACAAGGTGCAAGCAGTGATCCAACGTTGGCGTTCCAACGAACCGGTCAACATTGCCGCTTACGACCGGGCCGGCAAAACCAAACTGGCCGAAGGTAAGTTGCTGGCGCTGGATAATCAAATCGACTCCAGCACCGGCACACTAAAATTAAAGGCACAGTTCGACAATAAAGAACGCAGCTTGTTTGCCAATCAATTCGTCAACATCCAGATGCATCTGGATACCTTGCATGGCGTCACCCAGGTATCCAGCGCCGCCATTCAACACGACACTCAGGGCGCATTTGTTTACGTGGTCAGCCCGGAAAAAACCGTGCAGATGCGCCGAGTCAGCTTAGGGCCAACCGAAGCCGACAAAGTGGTCGTGCTGGACAATCTCGCCGCCAACGAAACCGTGGTGGTCGACGGCGCCGACCGGTTGCGCGAAGGCGCTCAGGTCGATATCGCCGAAAAAGACGGCCAGGCGGTAGCGGCCAGTCCGGAAGCGCTAAGCAAAACGGAAGGCCAATTCCGTAAACGCGGCCGCCGTTCCTGA